One genomic window of Ctenopharyngodon idella isolate HZGC_01 chromosome 18, HZGC01, whole genome shotgun sequence includes the following:
- the kcnab1a gene encoding voltage-gated potassium channel subunit beta-1a isoform X4: MLALCVAEQLMTIAYESGVNLFDTAEVYAAGKAEVILGNIIKKKGWRRSSLVITTKLYWGGKAETERGLSRKHIIEGLKGSLQRMQLEYVDVVFANRPDSNTPMEEIVRAMTYVINQGMSMYWGTSRWTAMEIMEAYSVARQFNLIPPVCEQAEYHLFQREKVEVQLPELYHKIGVGAMTWSPLACGIITGKYENGIPESSRAAMKSYQWLKDKIVSEDGRKQQAKLKELSHIAEKLGCTLPQLAVAWCLRNEGVSSVLLGTSNAEQLTENLGAIQVLPKMTSHVVSDIDHILGNRPYGKKDYRS, translated from the exons GTGGCGGAGCAGCTGATGACTATAGCGTATGAGAGTGGGGTGAACCTTTTTGACACCGCAGAGGTGTATGCTGCTGGAAA AGCTGAAGTTATACTGGGAAACATCATCAAAAAGAAGGGCTGGAG GCGATCCAGTCTGGTTATTACCACAAAGCTCTACTGGGGTGGAAA AGCTGAGACTGAACGAGGCCTTTCTAGGAAACACATTATTGAAG GTCTCAAGGGCTCCTTGCAGAGAATGCAGTTGGAATATGTAGACGTGGTATTCGCCAACCGGCCCGACAGCAACACACCGATGGAGG AGATTGTCAGAGCCATGACCTACGTGATAAACCAGGGCATGTCTATGTACTGGGGGACATCACGATGGACAGCTATGGAAATAATG GAGGCGTACTCTGTAGCGCGGCAGTTTAACCTGATTCCTCCAGTGTGTGAGCAGGCTGAGTATCATCTCTTCCAGAGGGAGAAGGTCGAGGTGCAGCTGCCTGAGCTCTACCATAAGATAG GTGTGGGCGCCATGACATGGTCTCCTTTGGCCTGTGGGATCATCACtggaaaatatgaaaatggTATCCCAGAATCCTCTAGGGCAGCTATGAAG TCGTATCAGTGGCTGAAAGACAAGATAGTCAGTGAGGACGGACGAAAGCAGCAGGCGAAGCTGAAAGAGCTCAGTCATATCGCTGAGAAGCTTGGCTGCACCTTGCCTCAGCTCGCCGTAG CCTGGTGTCTGCGGAACGAGGGAGTGAGTTCGGTACTATTAGGAACCTCAAATGCAGAGCAGCTGACTGAAAACCTGGGAGCCATACAG GTACTTCCAAAGATGACATCCCATGTAGTCTCAGACATTGATCATATACTTGGGAACAGGCCATACGGTAAGAAGGACTACCGGTCCTAG
- the kcnab1a gene encoding voltage-gated potassium channel subunit beta-1a isoform X5 produces MTIAYESGVNLFDTAEVYAAGKAEVILGNIIKKKGWRRSSLVITTKLYWGGKAETERGLSRKHIIEGLKGSLQRMQLEYVDVVFANRPDSNTPMEEIVRAMTYVINQGMSMYWGTSRWTAMEIMEAYSVARQFNLIPPVCEQAEYHLFQREKVEVQLPELYHKIGVGAMTWSPLACGIITGKYENGIPESSRAAMKSYQWLKDKIVSEDGRKQQAKLKELSHIAEKLGCTLPQLAVAWCLRNEGVSSVLLGTSNAEQLTENLGAIQVLPKMTSHVVSDIDHILGNRPYGKKDYRS; encoded by the exons ATGACTATAGCGTATGAGAGTGGGGTGAACCTTTTTGACACCGCAGAGGTGTATGCTGCTGGAAA AGCTGAAGTTATACTGGGAAACATCATCAAAAAGAAGGGCTGGAG GCGATCCAGTCTGGTTATTACCACAAAGCTCTACTGGGGTGGAAA AGCTGAGACTGAACGAGGCCTTTCTAGGAAACACATTATTGAAG GTCTCAAGGGCTCCTTGCAGAGAATGCAGTTGGAATATGTAGACGTGGTATTCGCCAACCGGCCCGACAGCAACACACCGATGGAGG AGATTGTCAGAGCCATGACCTACGTGATAAACCAGGGCATGTCTATGTACTGGGGGACATCACGATGGACAGCTATGGAAATAATG GAGGCGTACTCTGTAGCGCGGCAGTTTAACCTGATTCCTCCAGTGTGTGAGCAGGCTGAGTATCATCTCTTCCAGAGGGAGAAGGTCGAGGTGCAGCTGCCTGAGCTCTACCATAAGATAG GTGTGGGCGCCATGACATGGTCTCCTTTGGCCTGTGGGATCATCACtggaaaatatgaaaatggTATCCCAGAATCCTCTAGGGCAGCTATGAAG TCGTATCAGTGGCTGAAAGACAAGATAGTCAGTGAGGACGGACGAAAGCAGCAGGCGAAGCTGAAAGAGCTCAGTCATATCGCTGAGAAGCTTGGCTGCACCTTGCCTCAGCTCGCCGTAG CCTGGTGTCTGCGGAACGAGGGAGTGAGTTCGGTACTATTAGGAACCTCAAATGCAGAGCAGCTGACTGAAAACCTGGGAGCCATACAG GTACTTCCAAAGATGACATCCCATGTAGTCTCAGACATTGATCATATACTTGGGAACAGGCCATACGGTAAGAAGGACTACCGGTCCTAG